A genomic region of Arachis stenosperma cultivar V10309 chromosome 9, arast.V10309.gnm1.PFL2, whole genome shotgun sequence contains the following coding sequences:
- the LOC130951539 gene encoding pathogenesis-related protein PR-4-like, producing MDQKITERHLIFALLWCAVAATVVRGQSARNVMATYHMYHPHLIGWDLPAAKGYCSTWYANMPLTWRSKYGWAAFCGPVGAHGKPSCGKCLCVTNTATGDTKTVRIVDKCGHGGINLDVNVFREIDTDGVGYKKGHLNVDYHFVDCRDHYY from the exons ATGGATCAAAAAATTACAGAAAGGCACTTGATTTTTGCATTGTTGTGGTGCGCGGTGGCAGCAACGGTGGTGCGCGGACAAAGTGCGCGCAACGTAATGGCAACCTACCATATGTACCACCCTCATCTTATTGGTTGGGACTTGCCTGCTGCAAAGGGCTACTGCTCTACTTGGTACGCCAACATGCCCCTCACATGGCGCAGTAAATACGGCTGGGCCGCCTTCTGCGGACCTGTTGGCGCTCATGGCAAACCTTCTTGTGGCAAATGTCTTTGT GTAACAAACACTGCAACAGGAGATACAAAAACagtgagaatagtggataagTGCGGCCATGGAGGCATCAACTTGGACGTGAATGTGTTTAGAGAGATCGACACCGATGGGGTTGGATACAAGAAAGGTCACCTTAACGTTGACTACCACTTTGTCGATTGTCGCGATCACTACTATTAA